AATATCCCGGTTATCATGGAGACCATGAAAAACCTGACCGACCCGGAGATGCTGAAAGCATTGAATAATGCTGTCAACACCTACAAAGAAATGGATACCGACCAGGTTAAGGAATATTCCCTCTGGAAAACTTTCAAAGAGATGCGTTCCCCCGAAATGAAGCGTAATATGGGCTTCATGATGATGTTTTTAAAAAATCTTTCACAAAAACAGCAAACAAACAACAATGCATAAATAATTATTAACCAAAATAACAAAAACACTATGGCACAGACAACAATAGCAGGAAAAACTGTAGAAGTAACTGAAGAAGGGTATTTACAGGATCATACCCAATGGAATGAGGACATAGCAAAAGAACTTGCAAAAGAAGAAGGCATCGAACTGACGGATGACCATTTCAAGATCCTGAATTTTCTCCGTGAAAAATACGAGGAAGGGGCCAACCTGACCATAAGAAAAGTAGGCAAGTCAGGAATTACAGACATAAAAGGGTTTTATAATCTGTTCCCCGGCGGCCCACTGAAAAAAGCGTCAAAAATTGCAGGAATACCCAAACCTACAAGCTGTGTTTAATCGTTAAATCAATTACGTTATGGAAAATCAGGAAAAACAGCAGAAACTAAATAAAGTGGCCATTATATGTGCCAAAGGAAATCTGGAAGACGTGTATGCTTCGCTTGTTCTTGCCAATGGGGCAGTTATGGACGGGATGGAAGCCAAACTGTTCTTTACCTTTTTTGGTCTGGATGCAGTAATGAAAAAACGCATGAATAAACTCCAGACCTCGACTGTTGGAAATCCCGCTTTAAGGATGCCCAACGGAACAAGAATGGGAAACCTTCTCGGTCTGATACCCGGGGTGCAATCGATGGTAAGCAAGATGATGAAAAAACAGATGGACGACCTGGATGTACCGCCGGTGGATGAATTTCTGGATATGATCACTGCAGGCGGCGGGGAGGTTTATGCCTGCCAGTTGGCTGTAGATATGTTCAAAGTCAAAAGAGAACAGCTAAGTGACCATGTTCTGGAAATTCTCACGGTAGGTGAGTTTTATGAAAAGGCTGCCGGCGAAGGTTCACAAATTATATTTACATAATTTGGACAAGCCAAAACCC
This DNA window, taken from Bacteroidales bacterium, encodes the following:
- a CDS encoding TusE/DsrC/DsvC family sulfur relay protein produces the protein MAQTTIAGKTVEVTEEGYLQDHTQWNEDIAKELAKEEGIELTDDHFKILNFLREKYEEGANLTIRKVGKSGITDIKGFYNLFPGGPLKKASKIAGIPKPTSCV
- a CDS encoding DsrE/DsrF/DrsH-like family protein; the protein is MENQEKQQKLNKVAIICAKGNLEDVYASLVLANGAVMDGMEAKLFFTFFGLDAVMKKRMNKLQTSTVGNPALRMPNGTRMGNLLGLIPGVQSMVSKMMKKQMDDLDVPPVDEFLDMITAGGGEVYACQLAVDMFKVKREQLSDHVLEILTVGEFYEKAAGEGSQIIFT